The proteins below are encoded in one region of Acidimicrobiales bacterium:
- a CDS encoding TetR family transcriptional regulator, whose translation MAAADAAFASEGYAQASLRGIAQRAGVDPALVHHYFDGKAALFVEVTGLPRDFREIRDEVDRATGSRGTALVDRFLRYWDEEPPEGRANSFLSLMQAISSSPRAAESFKQFLIDRIWSQVARDPDDPDWLVRRALIGSQLVGVAFQRYVLRLEPLASAEPAEVAQWVGPTIDRYMAGPLEVAPPAPDRSRHSGRARPRQRGR comes from the coding sequence GTGGCCGCTGCCGATGCCGCGTTCGCCTCGGAGGGATACGCCCAAGCCAGCCTCAGGGGAATCGCCCAGCGGGCCGGTGTCGACCCTGCGCTGGTCCACCACTACTTCGACGGAAAGGCCGCCCTGTTCGTCGAGGTGACGGGGCTGCCGAGGGACTTCCGGGAGATCCGGGACGAGGTGGACCGGGCAACGGGCTCCCGGGGCACGGCCCTCGTGGACCGGTTCCTTCGCTATTGGGACGAGGAGCCTCCGGAGGGGCGGGCCAATTCCTTCCTCTCCCTGATGCAGGCCATCTCCTCCTCGCCCCGGGCGGCTGAGAGCTTCAAGCAGTTCCTCATCGACCGCATCTGGTCCCAGGTCGCCCGGGACCCCGACGATCCCGACTGGCTCGTTCGACGGGCACTGATCGGTTCTCAGCTCGTCGGCGTGGCGTTCCAGCGCTACGTCCTCCGTCTCGAGCCCCTCGCCTCGGCCGAGCCGGCCGAGGTGGCCCAGTGGGTCGGTCCCACGATCGACCGGTACATGGCCGGTCCTCTGGAGGTGGCGCCGCCGGCGCCCGACAGGTCGCGACACTCGGGGCGCGCCCGTCCGAGGCAACGAGGGAGGTGA
- a CDS encoding aspartyl protease family protein, whose translation MTRRSGRRGLLERAGALAAIMTLIGLTVASCGGGGSGSQADQPIFPGGCPAVNQSAGGGSGAVSRVPIKVIKQGSAAIALAPVCVAGQGPYAFVVDSGAGSSAFGSQLVKSLHLPSNGPTQTVTGANCTTNETPVSGPSWSLGNVALSPQTVSNIDIPGFGLRDAPSGLLGSDVLGRFGAIQLDYEHQSLALPGPEGPAPGPDTNVHGPTSVPIPPGIGLASPSMTVPLIVAQAEGETLPLVPVRIRDQGPFNFILDTGSSVSSVDPQLVSSVGLPQTGKRQRVSGIGCREEAQEVQSGSWSAGTVPLHSQPLQTISVPGANGEINGLLGSDVLHGFGAAVIAYSAGTLVVAAH comes from the coding sequence GTGACGAGGCGGAGCGGACGACGAGGGCTGCTGGAGAGGGCAGGCGCGCTCGCCGCGATCATGACGCTGATCGGTCTGACCGTCGCGTCGTGCGGAGGCGGCGGGTCGGGGTCCCAGGCCGACCAGCCGATCTTCCCGGGCGGGTGCCCCGCCGTCAACCAGTCAGCCGGGGGCGGGAGCGGCGCCGTCAGTCGGGTGCCGATCAAGGTGATCAAACAGGGATCGGCGGCGATCGCCTTGGCGCCGGTGTGTGTCGCCGGGCAGGGTCCATACGCGTTCGTGGTCGACAGCGGCGCCGGTTCGTCGGCGTTCGGCTCGCAGCTGGTCAAGTCACTCCATCTCCCGTCCAACGGCCCGACCCAGACGGTGACCGGTGCCAACTGCACGACGAACGAGACACCGGTCAGCGGCCCGAGTTGGTCCCTGGGCAACGTGGCGCTGTCGCCCCAAACCGTCTCCAACATCGACATCCCCGGCTTCGGGCTTCGGGACGCTCCGTCCGGGCTGCTCGGATCCGACGTGCTCGGGCGGTTCGGCGCCATCCAGCTCGACTACGAGCACCAGTCCCTCGCCCTCCCCGGTCCGGAGGGCCCGGCGCCAGGGCCCGACACCAACGTCCACGGGCCGACCTCGGTCCCGATCCCCCCCGGCATCGGCCTGGCCTCGCCATCGATGACCGTCCCTCTCATCGTCGCCCAGGCCGAAGGCGAGACGCTGCCCCTCGTTCCGGTGCGAATCCGCGATCAAGGCCCGTTCAACTTCATCCTCGACACCGGCTCATCGGTGTCGTCCGTGGACCCGCAGCTGGTCAGCTCGGTCGGCCTACCGCAAACGGGCAAGCGTCAGCGGGTCTCAGGCATCGGCTGCCGGGAAGAGGCGCAGGAGGTCCAGAGCGGCTCGTGGTCGGCGGGAACCGTCCCACTGCACTCGCAACCGCTACAGACGATCTCCGTTCCGGGTGCCAACGGTGAGATCAACGGCCTGCTGGGCTCCGACGTCCTGCACGGGTTCGGCGCCGCAGTGATCGCGTACTCGGCGGGGACGCTGGTCGTCGCCGCCCATTAG
- a CDS encoding dienelactone hydrolase family protein, with protein sequence MCFGDDARPPLPPVRGGAADHGDLVLRSADGTGLAAYYAHPDAPSNAGMVVMPDVRGLHDFYKELARRFAEAGLHSVAIDYFGRTAGIGPRGDDFSWREHVDQLEPQTVSEDVASASHWLRSLSNGTVQSVFTVGFCMGGALSWAQSAAGLDLSGCVGFYGMPARVADRIGDMKAPLLLLAAGQDFTPVADVEKFAEQVRAGGVEAELHVYPDAPHSFFDRSFAEHADACADAWRRILDFIDRHRQR encoded by the coding sequence ATGTGCTTCGGTGATGATGCCCGACCGCCGCTTCCGCCCGTGCGCGGGGGCGCTGCTGACCACGGAGACCTCGTCCTGCGCTCGGCCGACGGGACCGGGCTCGCCGCCTACTACGCGCACCCGGATGCGCCCTCGAACGCAGGCATGGTGGTCATGCCCGACGTGCGGGGACTGCACGACTTCTACAAGGAGCTGGCCCGCCGCTTCGCCGAAGCGGGACTGCACAGCGTCGCCATCGATTACTTCGGCCGCACAGCGGGCATCGGTCCTCGCGGCGACGACTTTTCGTGGCGCGAGCACGTGGACCAGCTCGAGCCCCAGACGGTCAGCGAGGACGTCGCGTCAGCCAGCCACTGGCTCCGGTCCCTCTCCAACGGCACCGTCCAGTCGGTCTTCACGGTCGGCTTCTGCATGGGCGGCGCCCTTTCCTGGGCTCAATCGGCCGCCGGGCTGGACCTCAGCGGCTGCGTCGGCTTCTACGGCATGCCGGCGCGCGTCGCCGACCGGATCGGAGACATGAAGGCTCCGCTGCTGCTGCTCGCGGCCGGACAGGACTTCACGCCGGTCGCAGACGTCGAGAAGTTCGCCGAGCAGGTACGCGCTGGCGGAGTCGAAGCCGAGCTGCACGTGTACCCGGACGCGCCGCACAGCTTCTTCGATCGGAGCTTCGCCGAGCACGCCGACGCCTGCGCTGACGCGTGGCGTCGCATCCTCGACTTCATCGACCGCCATCGGCAGCGCTAA